One Dioscorea cayenensis subsp. rotundata cultivar TDr96_F1 chromosome 19, TDr96_F1_v2_PseudoChromosome.rev07_lg8_w22 25.fasta, whole genome shotgun sequence genomic window, CGACTGACGGGCGGCGTCACaggaagagaaaaaagaagggGACGCGGCGGACTGGTGGCAAAGGTGCGCGGCTGACGGGCGGCGTCACcggaagagaaaagagaaagggacGCGGCAAACTGGCGGCGCAAGAGCGCGGCCGACGGGCGACGTCACTAGAGAGGAAGATACGTTGGGTGCTAGTGCTCAATTATAGAAGTACTGTATAAGCATCGTCACAACGGGGACAGTTCATCGTCACTAAGATTaagagaaaatatttatattaagatAGACCCCACCATATTTGTCTGTTTGGGCTGGAAATGGCTAGATTCTAAATATTTGAAGTCTTGAGATGATTGTGGCGGACCCCACTAAATTTGTTGTCATGTGTTTGAAATGGCTGGAATCTAGGGATGGGATGGATTGGCGGACCCTAGCAGGTTTGGCACTATCTTGTTTGGAAAAATTCTGCAGACAGAGTAACCCACCATTTTGTCAGCTTGTGTTTGTGGGATTTGAATGGAAGATGCTGCAGGCAGGATTTTAGGAAACTTATGAGAAAAAGGATGAAGCTTGTCGGGTTGGCTGGAGGATGGTGGCAGGGTGGTGGcggttgattttttattttttgttttttttgttgataaatTCAGTGAGATAGCCGGGTGGATGAAAATGGGAGGGGGAGCGACACATGGTGCGGGTGGGGCGAGAACATGTGGCACGGCCAGCCGAGAGGAGCAACGCACAACGTGGATGTGGCGGCGTGAGGCGCGAAGCCGCGGGTGCGTTGAGAGGCGAGGGTGAATGAGTGCGTCGGCGGTAGATCTCCTCGAGATGGCGGGCTTCCGCGTCGGAAAATAGGCAAAACTGGCGAAAATCTGGCGAAACTCATAAACCGGACGGAATTCCGGCAAAGAATCCAGCGTAGAAGTTGAACGTGTGGTGGGTATGGGGGTTGGTGGAGGCAGgggtaggaaaaaaaaacaagctctCTGATATCATGATAGAAGATGATAGAAGAAGTGTATGCCAGCCCAAGGCATGTATGACCCCTTTAGGTCTTACTTATAGGGGCAAACAATACAATACAAGTATATAACATAGGTATATACTCCTGTACacaacatatacatacatatatatatctattagcCTGCACAACTCCTCCGTACACTAAGCAAGATCGTCCATTGGCAATTGCCACAGAACGAAAAACAAATGgagaaagattttgaaaaaaagattttgtacTTGTCATAAGAGAGGagtagggctgtaaacgagcccaGCCGAGTCGAGTATCACTAAGCTCGAGCTGGGCTCGAATACATTTTTCGAAGGCTCGTGCTCGTTTgagccatttttttttgtgctcgagTTCGGCTCGCTAAAAATCTCaagtagctcgagctcggctcgtttaagctcgagttaagataatatatgtataatgtaagcaatttaatattgttatataattataaatttttataattaatatctaaataatttaatattatatatataagctcgtttaggctcgcgagcctcaCGAGTTGAGTATGTTTTGGCTCGAGTTCGGCTCGATAACGTAAACGAGAAGCTCGAGCTCAGCTCGGCTCGTGATAAATTCGAACAGTGACCGAgccgatctcgagtagctcacgagtagcttggctcatttacacccctagagAGGAGGCCCCGGAGTCAATAATCCAGGAGTTGTCCCTAGAAGCAAGAAAGACATTACCTGAGGAAATAGGATAAGAGACTATGGCATGAGAAACTGTGCCCTGTAACTTATGGAACCGCGCAAAGTCAGCCTGAGAGATAGTAACTAATTGTTCAGCACCAGAAGTAGGTGACGGATCGGCCAACTCTGTACTAGTATTGACCACTACCGGACGACCGCGCTTATCCCAACAACGATTCTCAGTGTGGCCCGTCCGTCAACAAAAGGTGCACACAAACCTACCCCGAGAATCACCACTGACGGCTCCTCGACCACCACGAGAGGAGCCTTTACCACGCCCACGAGACGAAGACATGACGACGAAGGGACAAATCCTTCAGCAACGAGACAAGGGCATCACTGGTGAGGGCTAAGGAACATCATCAGGTGCCCGTAGAACAACAGGAACGGCTAGAGATGAGCGGCGGCGGCAGGttgaaggctagggtttggagtggcAGCGGAGATGGCGGTGGTGGGTTTTGTGTGGCCGCTAGGGTCTAACCCAATGTTCTAGTATCATgtgaaaataggaaaaataaatttagatatCAATCTAGAAAAgagtacaaggatatatatagagaaatattaaggttttgtggtatgggtccaatatggcccattaactaATCTAAACTCTAACAAAAGTCATACAAAGATTTATCATAGTGCTCAACCTTCTTTCATGTCATAGAATTCAGATATTATTGAATCTGTTTCAATTTTCTTAGCAATTGTTCTCTCAATATAAACAATCAAGCAATTTGCTAGGTACTCATCATTGACAATTAAATTTGCAACGTTAATAACCTAGCAACTCTCAATTGATCATGCCTTGGAGAAATGTTGATAATATTGACAATAGATgtcaattttgaaaaatattaatgaacATGGCTCACTTCTCTAGCTGCTGCCAATGCTAATTGTAAATGGGATGCAAGACAATGGATATAATACGCATGGGGGAATGCCTTCAAAATCAAGGCTTCCACTCCATTCCATTCACCATGCATGTCGCGTGCTCCATCATATCCTTGACTtcaaatattctaaatattgaGGTTACAACGAAAAAGTAAAACTTGCATCACCAATTTCTTAACAATTTTGGCCCATATTTTTCTTGCTAAGATATATAAAATCTCTTTTTGGGAACTAGGTGATATATAAAATCTCTTTTTGGGAACTAGGTGATATATATTGAGCATTATTAAGAGCATTGTCAAGATCAACATTGGTTACAATTTGGCATTCTTTTGCATAATtattatgcatatataaatttattagaaagtCTCATGCAACTTTAACAGTAGAAAGTTTTGATAATTGAAAACCAATGTCTTAGATAACCACATTGTTAATCcatatgatgattttttttttataggcgATATGCCACTCTCGTAGATGTCATTCTTGATTAGGAAAAACTTTTTCAAAACTCATTCTTCAAATCAAGAATGGGCTTAACTAATGATCCATCAATATACTTCAACATGTCTTTTCTTTCAAGAAAATTGGTAATCACAGTGTAACCAATATCTGTTGTTTGGAACCATCTGAATGAACATCAATTGCTTTAATTTCTTCACAAGACTATCACCAAGAAAAAAGTCCTTCCTAAGAAAGCTGCTACAGGGTCAAACTGTATGAAGCATTGTCAAATAGCACTTGTGGGGGATTTTCTTActttatttttgtgatattctaatttttttttttaatctgtttgTCTGCTATTTATAATTGGCTCATGGTTTATATTACCAAATGATTACTGCCCTGTTTGCTTGCAAAATTTTAATCAGATAGATGCGCTGACAATAATCATAACTGCTCAAAACACTGTGCAATGAGGTGATAATATGTATTTGATTCATGTGATGAACTTTAATTAGATAGATTTTCATAAGCAAATCCTGAAGCATGAAGCATTTTGGCAATGTAATACTGGaaaaacttgataattttatgACGTGCAACCCCCATAAAAAAAATGGCCAACATGCTTCCAGGTTCAGCTGTTCAAACTAATGCGGCAGTTGGAGCACACCACACCTCACTTTGTTCAATGCATCAAACCTAATACTAAGCAGCTTCCTGGCGTTTATGAACATGATCTTGTCTTACAACAGCTTAGATATTGTGGCGTATTAGAGGTTGTCAGGATATCAAGATTCGGTTATCCAATGAGAATGATTCATCAGCAATTTGCCAATAGGTAGATCTCTTTTCAGTGTCTTTGCTTTTGTTGTAATTCTCACACAATGAAAATATGACATTTTGTCATTAACATTCATTACAGATATGGCTTTCTTCTCTTGAAGGATGATGGTTGTCAGGATCCACTCAGTGTTTCAGTGGCTATTCTGCATCATTTCAACATTCTTCCTGAGACATATCAAGTTGGGTtcacaaaattatttttccGAACAGGACAGGTAATACTCTATTTCCTTCCTTTAGCATGCATACAACATGTTATCTCATGATATTTTGTAACAACAAATTTCTCCCAAGAACAGTTTTTGGCATTTAGTTATATTTTTGCTCAATTGCTCTGGTTATAATTCTTTAAGCGACCAATTTGTTATGTGCTGATATTTTCTACCTCAAGTTGCACTGGTACTTTTTGGAAGCATAGAtgcttaaattttaaattttaatcacaTTAAGGTACAtagaagttatatatatacttgagaaAGTGACTATCATTTGTGTTTTCCTATTTTTCCATTTGTAAACCAAGTTGCCTTGTGAATGGTTGGGTAATCTTATGATTTGCTTGCTATATAGGCTGCTGCTTTGGAGGATATTAGACAGCGCATCATGTGTGGGAATCTTGTGGTGCAAAAATATTGCCGTGGTCTTCAAGCACGCCGCTCTTTCAAAGATCTCAAGGATGGAGTTCTAACATTGCAATCATGTAATTCATATGCAACTTGTACTAAAGTTGTTTTtgttatacacacacacacacacatcactcaTACGATTGTTTAGATTAATTGGTTCAAGAACTGACAAAGGAACTGGTTAAGGTTTTCTTTGGTTACACAAATTTTGACAGGGAAATGTTATAATCCTTCCTGGACCACATAAGAATAGAACCTTTACTCATCAGACTGTCTTTATATTGGTTTGGGATAtgagttattaatttttttctttttgaaacgGCTCTAtgttaaacattaaattttgtGCTATATTAGCTCCTATGTAGAATTTGCTGTTTGCTTATGCTGGGTTTTAGCAACTATATTGTTTAAGCCATTTAGAAAACACAGTTCATTTTGCTGTTCTTTCCTTCTCAGCCTTCATCGTTGGTTTTTCTTAGAACCGAACCTTGTTTATTGAGTATTTGATCCATGTGCTTGTCTTTTCAAATTTTCCCACCTCATTTCATTTGTTGCTTCTCCAaaattctcatttgttttcttcttgcAGTTATCCGTGGTTGGCTTGCAAGAAAGCATTTTGCAGTCCTTAAAACGGTGGAGATGTCCAGGCTAAATCATATTAATGTGGATCAAGGGCTGGACAATAACTTACAAGATATAGAGGTACTTTATTCAAACTCTTGTAGGCTTTccagaaaagttattttaaattatgactGTTTTACAAGATAGAGAGGTACTTTATTCAAACTGTGTAGCAATGTTCATTGAAGATAGCATGTTGAAGTCTTACAAAGATAATTCTGCTaagatttgaagttttttgggaAAAAGGGTTTCAGAAAAAGGTAACAATGTGTTGTATTAACAGGATTGCCGGAAGGAACAAGTTCAGATGTATCATTCCATTCCAACAGATTTACAAAGGCGGCTCCTCAAAGCTGAGGCAACACTAAggcaaaaagaagaggaaaatgtGGAATTGCAACAGCAGCTTCAGGAACGTGAAGTAAGGTGGTCAGAATATGAAAGACAAATGAAATCGATGGAAGAGATGTGGCAGAAACAGATATCATTCTTGCAGGTAAATCCTTATACTGGCTTCCTCAAAGTCAATTTAATTTTACTATTGAAAGATTTCTTTGATGATGATTGTGTGGTAAATACCAATATGAATGCAGAGCATCCACTTGTTGAAAGCTGCTTAAGTGACTGACACATATTCTTCACATAAATAGACTGAAGTTCTTCCTAATGAATTATTACATCATGTTGCTTTTAATGAACATCTAGTGTGTTAAGAATAAAAGATATCTTGAATGATTGAACTGGAAGTTGTTCTGCTGTTTTCTGTATTTCctgttgagtttttttttattattattattatctctaCTATGCCACTGGTAAGTGTGACTGAGGATTCAATGTTGTCCATGGTTTACAAGACAGCAAAGAAGTCATACCTTCCTTCATCATTTTCGTAATTTATATGCAGGAAAGCTTAACTGCAGCAAAAAGGAAGCTTGCTGCTGGTGAAACGACAAATCAATATAAGAAGTTAGATTTACCTCCAAATCGCCACAACTATGACTCTGAAGATGGCATGTCATCTGATGCGCATACACGACGAGGCGTGCACACACCAGAAGGGACACCAGCCAGAGTTCCTCATGCTGCAACAGCAAAAGATTCTAATGGTACAACAAATGTTATCAGCAACCTTGCAAAGGAGTTTGAACAACAGAAAAAGgtttttgatgatgatgttggagtCCTAGTTGATATAAAATCAGGGCAGTCAGTTTCAGCTGGTAATCCTTATGAAGAATTTCGTAAATTAAAGGTTTGCTTTACTGCTTGGAAGAGGGATTACAAAGCTCGGCTACGTGAGACTAAGGCATCCCTTCAAAAGATTGGCCATTTCGAGGGGGAAAAAGCCCGCAGAAAATGGTGGGGCAAGATCGGTGCAAAAACATAATTCACCCTTAAATGAAGTGTGGTTAACCTCATCTTCGACGCTGACATTCATTTGGAACATAAAGTCGAGCAGAGGGACAATTAAGAAGGCATGATTACCTCGAACGCATTGATCATATTGAACTGTCTTCCTATTCTACAGTACCTGAAATGATTATCAGTCATTCGACTCTTTGTTCGTCGTGTTGCAAAGTGGTTAGTTCCTTGTTAATAGCTAACAAGATGTGTAAGAGGCAAGATGGTtgtatggtttttgttgcttgttTCCGGTATAATGTGGAACATCAGATGTAAGAAATTATTCAATTGTACAGAAACTAACCATTATGTTGGAGGAAGAATATAGATACAGTTTATAAACATCAAGTCCcagaagatttttaaaaatgtgatgTGTGTACTTTTTGAAGGCCAAGCATCTGCAATAATACATTCTGAAGTTTTTTTTAGTCAGTTGGTGCTTGTTCTCAAGTCATCGATTGGCGGAAGCAAGATGATGAGTTGGAAATGAAAAGCGTCTTATGATTCATGTCTTACGATTCATGAAGAAATTTTACGTGGACATGTTACTCAAACTACAAAGAAGCTAAATAATCTTAAGAAGGTTACATTTACATTTTCATCTTATTTCATTGTGCTGAACTTCCACAGTTACTTGCTTGTACATTGGATAAAGTGCATCACTCTGCAAAATATGAGTTAACTGTATGAGTTACTTGATGTCTGGTGAAATATGgagaatagatatatatatatatata contains:
- the LOC120283484 gene encoding myosin-2-like, yielding MHSMEEKDNFMRTTNKSKEYIQDGIDWTNLSFADNTDCLSLFEKKPLGLLSLLDEESKVPTATALTLANKLKLHLNTNPCFKEESEGAFTVRHCAGQVSYDTTGFLEKNRDPLCLDSIQLLLSCNCQLPKLFASRMLNKSQNPVGNQSWVDNVNPQSQSAGTKFKVQLFKLMRQLEHTTPHFVQCIKPNTKQLPGVYEHDLVLQQLRYCGVLEVVRISRFGYPMRMIHQQFANRYGFLLLKDDGCQDPLSVSVAILHHFNILPETYQVGFTKLFFRTGQAAALEDIRQRIMCGNLVVQKYCRGLQARRSFKDLKDGVLTLQSFIRGWLARKHFAVLKTVEMSRLNHINVDQGLDNNLQDIEDCRKEQVQMYHSIPTDLQRRLLKAEATLRQKEEENVELQQQLQEREVRWSEYERQMKSMEEMWQKQISFLQESLTAAKRKLAAGETTNQYKKLDLPPNRHNYDSEDGMSSDAHTRRGVHTPEGTPARVPHAATAKDSNGTTNVISNLAKEFEQQKKVFDDDVGVLVDIKSGQSVSAGNPYEEFRKLKVCFTAWKRDYKARLRETKASLQKIGHFEGEKARRKWWGKIGAKT